A genome region from Macaca nemestrina isolate mMacNem1 chromosome 20, mMacNem.hap1, whole genome shotgun sequence includes the following:
- the LOC105497091 gene encoding N-formyl peptide receptor 3, whose product MESDFSIPLNESEEVLPEPAGYTVLWIFSLLVHGVTFVFGVLGNGLVIWVAGFQMTRTVSTICYLNLALADFSFSAILPFRMVSVAMREKWPFGSFLCKLVHVMIDINLFVSVYLITVIALDRCICVLHPAWAQNHRTLSLAKRVIMGLWVLAIVLTLPDFIFWTTVSTENGDTHCIFRFPFWGDTVVERMNVFITMAKVSLILHFIIGFSIPMSIITVCYGIIVAKIHKKRMTKSSRPLHVFTAVVASFFICWFPYELTGILMAVWLKEILFNGKYKIIIFLLYPTSSLAFFNSCLNPVLYVFMGHNFQERLIRSLPTSLERALTEVPDSTQTSNTDTNSASPPEERELQAM is encoded by the coding sequence ATGGAAAGCGACTTCTCCATTCCTCTGAATGAATCTGAGGAGGTGCTCCCTGAGCCTGCTGGCTACACCGTTCTGTGGATCTTCTCACTGCTAGTCCACGGAGTCACCTTTGTCTTCGGAGTCCTGGGCAATGGGCTCGTGATCTGGGTGGCTGGATTCCAGATGACACGCACAGTCAGCACCATCTGTTACCTGAACCTGGCCCTGGCTGACTTCTCTTTCAGTGCCATCCTACCATTCCGAATGGTCTCAGTCGCCATGAGAGAAAAATGGCCTTTTGGCTCGTTCCTATGTAAGTTAGTTCATGTCATGATAGACATCAACTTGTTTGTCAGTGTCTACCTGATCACTGTCATTGCTCTGGACCGCTGTATTTGTGtcctgcatccagcctgggcccaGAACCATCGCACCTTGAGTCTGGCCAAGAGGGTGATCATGGGACTCTGGGTTCTTGCCATAGTCCTTaccttaccagatttcatcttcTGGACTACAGTAAGTACTGAGAATGGGGACACACACTGTATTTTCAGATTTCCATTCTGGGGTGACACTGTTGTAGAGAGGATGAACGTGTTCATTACCATGGCCAAGGTCTCTCTGATCCTCCACTTCATTATTGGCTTCAGCATACCCATGTCCATCATCACAGTCTGCTATGGGATCATCGTTGCCAAAATTCACAAAAAGCGCATGACTAAATCCAGCCGTCCCTTACACGTCTTCACTGCTGTGGTGGCTTCTTTCTTCATCTGTTGGTTCCCTTATGAACTAACTGGCATTCTAATGGCAGTCTGGCTCAAAGAGATTTTGTTCAATGGCAAATACAAAATCATTATTTTCCTGCTTTACCCAACAAGCTCCTTGGCCTTTTTTAACAGCTGCCTCAACCCAGTTCTCTACGTCTTCATGGGTCATAACTTCCAAGAAAGACTGATTCGCTCCTTGCCCACTAGTTTGGAGAGGGCCCTGACTGAGGTCCCTGACTCAACCCAGACCAGCAACACAGACACCAATTCCGCTTCACCTCCTGAGGAGAGGGAGTTACAAGCAATGTGA